A window of Bacteroidota bacterium genomic DNA:
ATTACAATGAAAGTAATGTTAAACGATTCCGAATAAGAATTCAACAAATAATTTATTTTATCCCACTCGGATGGTGTATACGATTGTATTTCATCGATGATGACGATTGAATTTGCAACACGATGGAGTAGATAGTTTACCTCCTTCTCGTTTGAAGTAAGAATATCGAAAAACCTGATGTGAGAAATTAGACTGATTGGATAATTCACAAAAAGATTATCTAGATAGTTCTTCCTTTTCGTCCCATAGTCTTCACCGTCTCTGTTGTCGTGATACGGTGCTTTCGAATGAATCTCTGCAAGTTCATCCTGCTCAAGACGCAAATTCTCCCGGATGAATTTAGCTGTTTGAGTGATCAGGGTTGTAAAAGGGAATACATAAAATACTTTTGTCGCATCCTTCCGTGATTTTAGGAGTTCAGCCAAACATAGGACAGAGAGATTGGTTTTTCCCGAACCCGTGGGTGCTTCAATGTAAAAAAGTCGCTTGGTTTTATTTCGTTCAAGATTAGACAATACTTCACACGATAATTTTTGTCTCAAAACATTCAGATTCTCGTTTGATATAGATTGAAGATTCTCAAATGACTCTCTTTTGTAATTATCCTTTTTTTCAAGTAGGTCATGATTATATGAAATACTATAGACACCTTCATATAATTTCTTCCGTAACTCGTCGTCTATAATTCCAAAGTCATCGCATTTTATTTTAAGCATAAACTCATTAGTCGCGTAGTAATCTGATGCGGTCAACAACGATGAATTGAGTTTTATAAGTGTGTAGAGATGGAAGAATGATTTTGTATTATTCAGCAATCCGAATACTTGATCTTTCTTTTCAAGAATGTTTTTAAAATGATCCCCGTTGACACCATCTGTCGTGTTAAGCAAATTCAAATACCCTGATAAAGAAGCAATCATATCTTCTTCGAATTCCACTTTCTCGGGATTGGATATTTCTCCATGGTGTTTCACAATCGGATGAGCAAATAGAAAAACAAGCAAGAAAAGAAGTGCCTTATCGGACTGACAGAAAGAAGATTCCTCCAATTCTTTAAAAGCGGTAGCAATGAATAAGTATGCGCTCAAGAACGAATGATCTGAACCAATTCCATTTTTCACTCGATTGAATTGCTCGTTTTCCATTTTCACAATCTGGAAATTCTCGTTCATTTTCCCCAAATCGTGATATAAAATTGACTTAATGAAAAGCGATTTGAGAAAAGACACGCTATTCTCCATGTATGAATCTAAATTGGCTTTGCATATCTCAGCCACCATCTGGTCAATTATTGGTTCAAGACCGTTTACTTCGCACAAACGTAGGAAATAATCAACAGTCAAATTCGTATGGTCTCTTAGAGTTTCCTTCTGATTATCGTTCCAATGAGCATAATACTTGTTTGCATCTTTAAGTATATTCGAAACATCGCATTCTTCACGATTACGTATTTCACTGAAAGTTACCATGCATTTACTAAATCAATTGTACTATTTTACCAGACTGCTTTAATAAGAATAGATTTTCCAACGCATATTCCTTGATTAGCTTCCAGTTAGAAAAAGCAAAACTATATTTCCGGTAATGTTTAGTATACGCATCGAATTCAAGCGGAAGGTTTTCGAAATAAATAAAACTATCTACACTTAGCTCGCTGAAATCAAATATTCCAGCACGGGGATCCTCTTTTGAATCTTTTATAGCGGTCCCTTCTTTCTTTAGAAAGATCGTTTCTATTTGATAATTAGCTTTTGGCTTATGACTCACCTCGTAGTCATATTCGGTAGTATTCTCCCACCACAGTTGGAAATCGTTTTTACCGAGATAAGGTATATATACCGATTCGCCCATCATCATGTTATTATATAATTGTGCTTCGATTTCTTCTTTGACGTTCAGCAGTAGAAAGATCCGGTATGCCGGCTTTAACAATGTTTGTTCACTCACAATGAGAGTGCCACCATCAAGGTTTGCATAACCAACACTATTGTTGTAAGTGATGACTGTCTTCTGGAAATTGCCTTTTGCCGAATCCAACGGTTGGATACCAATTTTAAGGCGTTTTAGTTTCTGATAATAATCAGGGAATAAATCCTTTTTTTCCGAATACCATTGTGCATAACCACCCAAGCCCACAATCGCTCCAAGTATTCCAAGCAATGCCGGTTTGTGAAGACAATTATACGTAAGATAAATGCCTTCGTTCGTATCCGGTTTTTTCAGAAACCCAAACTGTGCCCAAAGATCAACAGATATGAGTTTCGCATCCATTATTTTATTTCCTCGTTGTTAAGAATATTGAAATGTTTAATCTTTCCGACTTTATCCAAGCCTATTAACACAGTGTTGATCGGATTGTAATAGACTTCCACGTTCATGACATCAGCATCAATCTTTTGAAGACTTTGATGTACTAAGGAACAATCAATCTCTACCTTTTCTCCATTGCGCTTTATATTTACCAACTCAGTGAAGCTCGGCAACATTTTTTTTGAACCATCAATCAATTGTACAAAAACTGTTGCTTCGTTTTCAGTGCCGATTTTTCTTGAAGAATCTAATGCTGTCACAGAGTTATTGAATGCTTCTTTGAGCTTTTGGATATCCTCATTAGACAAGAACAGTGAATTGTCATTCACTTTTTTGTAAAGTTCTTCTGTGTTTTTGGGATTAATAGAGAAATGGAACACGTAATGACCTTCCTTCAAGTTGGTCTGGTTTCCGATTGTGGACATCTGCTTAGTTTTATCTGTTGTAAACGGTGAAAGAATATCCTCTGTGTAAATTTCATTCATCACATTCCCTTGTGTGTCCATATACCGATTCACACCGTGATTGATTTGTACTGGTCCGTGAATGGAGATGTTGACCTTGCCAATTCCGTCGGCATAGGTTGCACCGAAGAGCCTGATGTCGCAGCAGGTTAAAAGTTTACCTAGGACTTCAAATTTGTTTACACCACCCGTGAGATCCAAATCCAACTTTTCAGATAATTCTTTTAGTTCTTCAAGATCTCCCTCGATCTTCATTATTTGCTTATTCTTGTTAAGATGAAAATAGCATTCACTTTCTAAACCTTCAGTGTTAACTTCCGACTCCTTTGCATAAGCAACATCTTTTGATGTCAGTTTTGCTATTGACGCCGAATACTTCTTCAACGGTGAATCTTCCTCCAAGGATTTGAAGAAATCTGTTACTTGCTTCTTCTTTGGTTTTTCTGGCAGAACACCAGTAACAGTTTCACCATCGAAGAAGAAGAGAGAGTACTTTTCAATGGGTGCCTTGGGGTAATTTCCAAATATATCTTTGTAAGTTTCATTAAGTGTCTTGGGATTCATCTTATCATCGAATCTCTTCACATAAAAAAGCCTATTATCATTGAGATGTTTCCTAAAATAATCCTTCACTGCATACTTCAATGCTTTATCAGTTGAATAAACAACACCATCGGGTAGTGTACGTGGGTGATGTGTGAAATCTGCATTAAAATTGGAGTTGATCGATTTTAGAATAACGCAACCGAACACACGATTTTTAAATTCTGTAGTTGACATAGTAATTCTTCCTTTCTTTAGTTTGTTTCAGATGATTTTAATGATTCAAAGATTAGCGGTGTAGAGAAATATCCAGATAGAACGACCGGTAGAAGTTCTTTGATTGGAGTTTTACAATCGTATCCCAGTATTTCTCCCGCAAGTCTTTCAAATCGACCCTTGCCACAACTCCCATACCATTCGAATTTATGTTTATACTGATCAATTCCTCGAACGATTACTAATCGAAATTGTTTAGGGTCGTTCTTATTGATGAACGGTTCGAGTAAAGCGTGGGTTTTCTTATACGATTCGCTTTGCTTTAAAATAAAGCATATTAGTTGTCCAGCAGCAAATGCAAATTCATCATCTTCAGCAATGTGGTAATTTTCATCGCTGAAGAGTTTCCGCATTCGCTCCTGATATTCGGGAATTTTAGATGCCATATTAACTCCTTTAAAGTTTTTATTGTTTGTGTCAAAAATGTGGTTTAATGAAAAGAGAATGTTGAGTTTCTCTTTAATAGTATATGTTTTTTTATA
This region includes:
- the cas3 gene encoding CRISPR-associated helicase Cas3' — protein: MVTFSEIRNREECDVSNILKDANKYYAHWNDNQKETLRDHTNLTVDYFLRLCEVNGLEPIIDQMVAEICKANLDSYMENSVSFLKSLFIKSILYHDLGKMNENFQIVKMENEQFNRVKNGIGSDHSFLSAYLFIATAFKELEESSFCQSDKALLFLLVFLFAHPIVKHHGEISNPEKVEFEEDMIASLSGYLNLLNTTDGVNGDHFKNILEKKDQVFGLLNNTKSFFHLYTLIKLNSSLLTASDYYATNEFMLKIKCDDFGIIDDELRKKLYEGVYSISYNHDLLEKKDNYKRESFENLQSISNENLNVLRQKLSCEVLSNLERNKTKRLFYIEAPTGSGKTNLSVLCLAELLKSRKDATKVFYVFPFTTLITQTAKFIRENLRLEQDELAEIHSKAPYHDNRDGEDYGTKRKNYLDNLFVNYPISLISHIRFFDILTSNEKEVNYLLHRVANSIVIIDEIQSYTPSEWDKINYLLNSYSESFNITFIVMSATLPKISKLLLNKDGEQKDNFVYLVENKDNYFQNPNFRNRVVFNFDYINSDEYSSENLLSIIYEHSEAYYKKEKRVKAIVEFVTKISAQDFYEKLNADSRFLEYKKFIVSGTVLEPRRKEIIDYLKSDESNFGKIVVACTQVVEAGLDIDMDIGFKDKSIVDAEEQLAGRINRNASKKNAELVLFNSRDSLKTYKSDLRHKQHIDLESYKNILIKKDFDSFYDKVFENINRDNKDQNMVGNLSDFQNQIKRLDFQEVHKQFELIKGSTVSIFVPLAIGTCHFSEGELRFLQSAKVIGEGENKVGGERVWELYISVIENRDIDFISKKIDLKILSPILAKFSFSVWNNKNQFGLLKHYSDGNEFKYGFLYLQYYVGIYSYEDGLKRDIETDCNFL
- the cas5b gene encoding type I-B CRISPR-associated protein Cas5b: MDAKLISVDLWAQFGFLKKPDTNEGIYLTYNCLHKPALLGILGAIVGLGGYAQWYSEKKDLFPDYYQKLKRLKIGIQPLDSAKGNFQKTVITYNNSVGYANLDGGTLIVSEQTLLKPAYRIFLLLNVKEEIEAQLYNNMMMGESVYIPYLGKNDFQLWWENTTEYDYEVSHKPKANYQIETIFLKKEGTAIKDSKEDPRAGIFDFSELSVDSFIYFENLPLEFDAYTKHYRKYSFAFSNWKLIKEYALENLFLLKQSGKIVQLI
- a CDS encoding type I CRISPR-associated protein Cas7, with protein sequence MSTTEFKNRVFGCVILKSINSNFNADFTHHPRTLPDGVVYSTDKALKYAVKDYFRKHLNDNRLFYVKRFDDKMNPKTLNETYKDIFGNYPKAPIEKYSLFFFDGETVTGVLPEKPKKKQVTDFFKSLEEDSPLKKYSASIAKLTSKDVAYAKESEVNTEGLESECYFHLNKNKQIMKIEGDLEELKELSEKLDLDLTGGVNKFEVLGKLLTCCDIRLFGATYADGIGKVNISIHGPVQINHGVNRYMDTQGNVMNEIYTEDILSPFTTDKTKQMSTIGNQTNLKEGHYVFHFSINPKNTEELYKKVNDNSLFLSNEDIQKLKEAFNNSVTALDSSRKIGTENEATVFVQLIDGSKKMLPSFTELVNIKRNGEKVEIDCSLVHQSLQKIDADVMNVEVYYNPINTVLIGLDKVGKIKHFNILNNEEIK